The Salvelinus namaycush isolate Seneca chromosome 26, SaNama_1.0, whole genome shotgun sequence genomic sequence TACCAATGTTTGTGGGGGACAGGACGTGTACACTTTCATGTCTCACCTTTTTTTCCTCAATCAGACAATCACATGCGCACACGCACTTTCATTCACACACTCAGTCAACCACAATGAGAAAAAAAGAAGAGATTTGATTCACATAAATTACCTATATCATCATTTAGCCTTTTGAATATCATTTTTCATTTTTCAATAGGCAACACGTCCTGCTGCACCAATTTCAAAACAGATGCCATAATCGAAATGTATGATTGAAACAGGAACGACCACGAACAAAGCAAAAGTGCTAGTTTACAAGAGACATAGGCCTAATAGAGGTACATTAAGAATACTTTTTCATATGTTCTAGGATATTGTCATGTTTAGCTTTTTCCATCCCTGTTTTAACCCACCATCACTAGAAACCTCTTACAGCCATATAATGCCATTGTCAATCCTCTTGTTCTCCAATGTCCTCGCGagtctctgtcctcttctcctcgTGACAGGTGACAATTCGCTGCATTTCCTCCTCATACCTAATGAAATTATCTCCAAATCTGGCCCAGGCTTTCATGGGAACCGTTATGGTGTTCCTGTATGGCTGTTTTACCTCGCTAATCTTTAAAAAGACACCATACCGATTGGAACCAACGTCGAAATAAAACCTCTTATTGTCCACTCGGAATGATGCTGCTTCGGGAAACTCGGTGGATTCTTCATGGTTCCCATTGCCTCTTCTAAGCTCATCCGTGGCATTATCATCGCCGTAGTCTTCAATCAGCTGCGACAGTGCATCTCTGAATTCGATTAGCCCTTGAGCCGGCAACACTATGGTTTGATCGATGCCCTGGCCGTAGTAACCGATGGCCCCATGCCCTCTGCTGGCAGTCTGTCTGATGCGGAGGAACCTGCCTCGCTGGTTCTCTTTCAGGTCCAGATAGTACTTTCTATTGTCTCTCTCAATGAATTCACTCTTCAGGACGCGATGAGTATGTTCCTCCGACACCGCAGAGCCAGTGGGAGACACTGATGCTGCGTGGTGATCCTGCGGTCTTCTGCGGGAATTGTGCGGGCGGCCCTGACCATTGCTCTGCTCTTCTGGCCGTGATACCAGGCCACCTCTCAACCCAATATGAGCGTAATAATCAATGAAGTCCCCCAGGCAATAACGTAGATCGGGTGCCATTGACATGGACAGCGTTAATTTGCTCTTCCTGATGTTATCATGACGTTCTCTTCCAATCCAAACCTCTGCAATTTTTAGGAATCGGCCCCGTGCACTTTGTTTAACATCCAAATAAAACCGTTTCTTCTGGATGTCGACACGTTTAGAGGCAAGCTCCTGAATGTCTATGCCCTGCTGCTGACTGCCAGGGTGAACATACTGTTGAGGATATGCGCCTCTCGCCATCGAATCTGATGTAAtccttcctctgtctctttccatccctcttgAATATGTTGTATCAGACATCATTATTTCGTTTCCAACACAGTTAAGCACACG encodes the following:
- the LOC120021841 gene encoding purine-rich element-binding protein gamma-like codes for the protein MARGAYPQQYVHPGSQQQGIDIQELASKRVDIQKKRFYLDVKQSARGRFLKIAEVWIGRERHDNIRKSKLTLSMSMAPDLRYCLGDFIDYYAHIGLRGGLVSRPEEQSNGQGRPHNSRRRPQDHHAASVSPTGSAVSEEHTHRVLKSEFIERDNRKYYLDLKENQRGRFLRIRQTASRGHGAIGYYGQGIDQTIVLPAQGLIEFRDALSQLIEDYGDDNATDELRRGNGNHEESTEFPEAASFRVDNKRFYFDVGSNRYGVFLKISEVKQPYRNTITVPMKAWARFGDNFIRYEEEMQRIVTCHEEKRTETREDIGEQED